A genome region from Candidatus Bathyarchaeia archaeon includes the following:
- a CDS encoding ABC transporter ATP-binding protein, translating into MAKSAILRVYKYVIREWKILVLAIILSFSSTFLVMLIPRFIGDLLNAVESYDPSRLLPLSLAIVGLTFSEGLLAFLVRYLFESIAQKTVYRLRLDLYRHLHELSYGFYDRVDIGEIIVRVTNDMDNLNRFISFATMPLLGTIFSATIALYMLLSRNVELTLTAASLLPLIALITILFNRKVYPILENSWRAMSQFNSTIQEYTSTVKILKALGVEDIFGEVYKSRLNDLYNLNMRFFKYASISWPSIGLVSSIIQIVVYLYGGLKVATGVLSVPNIVEFLLYLTMLNGPIIGLGFFILDYQRASVSAARIFDVLDREPEVKDEPGAMDLRDIKGHIKFENVSFGYDPNKPIIANVSFEVKPGEKVAIVGPTGSGKSTLIKLIPRFYDPQSGRILLDGIDIRNIRIKSLRKHIGIVHQDILLFAGTIKENITYGKPNASMNEVIEASKAAGIHDFIISLPKGYDTNVAEKGLTLSGGQRQRIAIARTLILNPKILILDDPTSNLDAETEDVVIEALKKLIEGRTVFIVTQRLSTLRLADRIIVLENGRIVEEGTHEELMKLGGAYAKLYNAQFAHQESLIVGGR; encoded by the coding sequence ATGGCTAAATCAGCAATCCTTAGAGTCTATAAGTATGTGATTAGAGAATGGAAGATTTTAGTACTTGCTATAATTCTTTCCTTTTCATCCACGTTTCTAGTAATGTTGATACCGAGATTTATCGGTGATCTTCTAAATGCCGTAGAATCTTATGATCCAAGTAGACTTTTGCCTTTATCCCTAGCTATTGTTGGATTAACATTTTCTGAAGGGCTACTGGCATTTCTTGTCAGATACCTTTTCGAGAGTATAGCCCAAAAAACAGTATATAGGCTTAGACTGGATCTCTACAGGCATTTACATGAGCTATCTTATGGCTTTTATGATAGAGTTGATATTGGCGAGATAATTGTGAGGGTAACTAATGACATGGATAATTTAAATCGGTTCATAAGCTTTGCAACCATGCCACTTCTAGGCACTATATTCTCGGCAACGATAGCTCTTTACATGCTTTTAAGCCGCAATGTGGAATTAACATTAACAGCAGCATCATTATTGCCGCTCATAGCATTAATAACTATTCTGTTTAATAGAAAGGTTTACCCAATACTTGAGAATAGCTGGAGAGCAATGAGTCAATTCAATAGTACAATCCAAGAGTACACTTCAACCGTTAAAATCCTGAAAGCTCTTGGCGTCGAGGATATTTTTGGAGAAGTATATAAGTCAAGGCTTAATGACCTATATAACTTAAATATGAGATTCTTTAAATATGCCTCAATCTCCTGGCCATCAATAGGGCTCGTATCATCCATTATACAAATTGTGGTTTATTTATATGGTGGATTGAAGGTTGCGACGGGTGTTTTAAGTGTGCCCAATATTGTAGAATTTTTGCTTTATCTTACAATGCTTAATGGTCCAATAATTGGGTTAGGTTTCTTTATTCTAGATTATCAGAGGGCTTCTGTTTCAGCGGCTAGAATTTTTGATGTATTGGATAGGGAGCCTGAAGTTAAAGATGAGCCTGGAGCAATGGATCTGAGAGATATTAAAGGGCATATCAAATTTGAGAATGTTTCATTTGGTTATGACCCGAATAAACCTATTATAGCAAATGTTAGTTTTGAGGTTAAGCCTGGAGAGAAGGTAGCAATAGTTGGACCGACTGGTTCAGGCAAGTCTACATTAATAAAGTTAATACCGAGATTTTATGATCCACAGAGTGGACGAATACTTTTGGATGGCATAGACATAAGGAATATTAGGATTAAGTCTCTTAGGAAGCATATTGGAATAGTTCATCAGGACATTCTATTGTTTGCTGGAACAATAAAGGAGAATATAACATATGGTAAGCCAAATGCCTCTATGAATGAGGTTATTGAGGCATCTAAGGCTGCTGGAATACATGATTTTATAATCAGTTTACCTAAGGGGTATGACACAAACGTTGCTGAGAAGGGTTTAACGCTTTCAGGTGGACAAAGACAGAGAATAGCAATAGCGAGAACTCTTATACTTAATCCAAAAATACTGATACTTGATGATCCAACATCAAATTTAGACGCTGAAACTGAAGACGTTGTTATTGAGGCTTTGAAGAAGCTTATTGAGGGGAGAACAGTATTCATAGTTACTCAGAGGCTTTCAACCCTCAGATTAGCCGATAGAATTATAGTTTTAGAGAATGGCAGAATCGTGGAGGAAGGAACGCATGAAGAGTTAATGAAACTTGGTGGCGCATACGCAAAACTTTATAATGCTCAGTTTGCCCATCAAGAGAGCCTAATTGTAGGGGGTAGGTAA
- a CDS encoding PadR family transcriptional regulator, which produces MSFIEEDLIKSAVKGLNRVMILWILSRGSLSGYRIIKEMEKLTERSFNSGMIYPLLYDLEEEGLIAGKWAQKGRRIIKYYSITEEGSNALKNIYDLLRKTREIILDFLK; this is translated from the coding sequence TTGAGCTTTATAGAGGAAGATCTAATAAAGTCTGCTGTTAAAGGCCTCAATAGAGTTATGATTCTTTGGATATTAAGTCGTGGTTCACTCTCCGGGTATAGAATCATTAAAGAGATGGAGAAGTTAACTGAGAGAAGTTTTAATTCAGGGATGATCTATCCGCTTCTTTATGACTTGGAGGAGGAAGGTTTAATAGCGGGTAAATGGGCTCAAAAAGGACGAAGAATAATCAAATATTATTCTATAACTGAAGAGGGAAGCAATGCTTTAAAGAATATATATGATCTGCTTAGGAAGACTAGAGAGATAATCCTAGATTTTCTTAAGTAA
- a CDS encoding PadR family transcriptional regulator has product MVDVTESLLRGLERPLILWLLSKKPFHGYGIIKELKKYIGMEMKPSILYPFLHSLEEKGFVVSKWIKENGRNIRYYSLTSKGEILLDKIRELLRKSLKEIIADTGII; this is encoded by the coding sequence ATGGTTGACGTTACTGAATCCCTTCTACGCGGTTTAGAAAGACCACTTATACTTTGGCTGCTTTCTAAAAAACCATTTCATGGTTACGGAATAATTAAGGAGCTTAAGAAATATATTGGGATGGAGATGAAGCCAAGCATACTATATCCATTCCTGCATTCTCTTGAAGAGAAAGGTTTTGTGGTGAGCAAGTGGATTAAAGAAAATGGACGAAATATAAGATATTACTCTTTAACAAGCAAGGGTGAAATTCTTCTTGACAAAATAAGAGAGTTACTTAGGAAGTCGCTGAAAGAAATAATAGCGGATACAGGTATCATCTAA
- a CDS encoding uroporphyrinogen decarboxylase family protein: MESKIKPRDRIKLILQHHEADRIPIHDSVWEATIDRWRSEGLPSGVSPADYFGYEISVFEVDTSPRFPVEVLYENERYIIERNSYGEVRKNFRDYSTTPMIIDYPCKTRDDWEKIKSRLIADDYRVDWVSGLRSFQREYSLGRFIMYGATVGYDKAQHYIASERLLRAIIKEPDWVSDIYWTDAKLVMDMCERMIRGGFKFDGAFLYCDLGYRNGLLFSPKHFEEQLHPVFKELCRFFHNYGMYVFLHSCGRVKELIPYFIEEGIDCLQPLEVKAGMNLIELKEEYGDKISFMGGIDVRLMALDDPRPIEEEIKRKITVAKEGGGYIYHSDHSIPRNVSFQRYKKIIELVKKYGEYKR; encoded by the coding sequence TTGGAGAGCAAGATTAAGCCGCGTGATAGAATTAAATTAATTCTTCAGCATCATGAAGCAGATCGTATCCCAATTCATGATAGTGTTTGGGAGGCAACTATTGATCGATGGAGATCTGAGGGTTTACCTTCCGGCGTCTCGCCAGCTGATTACTTTGGTTACGAGATCTCCGTTTTTGAGGTGGATACAAGCCCACGCTTCCCTGTGGAAGTCTTATATGAAAATGAGAGATATATTATAGAAAGAAACTCTTATGGTGAAGTGAGGAAGAATTTTAGGGATTACTCAACAACGCCAATGATTATTGATTATCCATGTAAAACTAGGGATGACTGGGAAAAAATTAAGTCTAGACTTATTGCTGATGATTACAGGGTGGACTGGGTTTCTGGTCTTAGATCATTTCAGCGAGAGTATAGTTTAGGACGCTTTATAATGTATGGAGCCACCGTCGGATATGATAAGGCACAACATTACATAGCATCTGAAAGATTATTGAGGGCTATTATTAAGGAGCCTGACTGGGTTTCAGACATATATTGGACTGATGCTAAGCTTGTTATGGACATGTGTGAGCGAATGATTAGGGGAGGTTTCAAATTTGATGGGGCCTTTCTTTATTGCGACTTAGGTTATAGAAATGGTCTCTTGTTCTCGCCAAAACATTTCGAGGAGCAACTTCACCCAGTCTTTAAGGAATTATGCCGCTTCTTCCATAACTATGGAATGTATGTTTTTCTCCATTCCTGCGGACGAGTTAAGGAGCTAATTCCATATTTCATTGAGGAAGGAATAGATTGTCTTCAACCTCTTGAGGTGAAAGCTGGAATGAACTTAATAGAACTAAAGGAAGAATATGGGGATAAAATATCTTTTATGGGCGGTATAGATGTTAGGCTCATGGCTCTGGATGACCCTAGACCTATAGAGGAGGAGATAAAAAGAAAAATAACCGTGGCTAAAGAGGGTGGGGGATACATTTATCATTCAGATCATTCAATCCCGAGAAATGTTAGCTTCCAGAGATACAAGAAGATTATAGAACTCGTCAAAAAATATGGAGAGTACAAAAGATAA
- a CDS encoding corrinoid protein has translation MRSREEILNKIKDAIVNLDIDNIRELCMNAINAGISAYDIVMKGMAKGMEIVGEKYERNEYFLAELIMAGEVMKEGMKFLEPYLKSDEIKKVGKVVIGTVRGDLHDIGKNIVATLLSAAGFEVIDLGVDVPPEKFVEAVREHNPDIVGMSALLTTTMIEMENVIKALKEAGLRDKVKIIIGGAPITSEFAEKIGADVAAKDAIEGVNICKSWVMKR, from the coding sequence ATGAGATCTAGGGAAGAGATCTTAAATAAAATTAAAGATGCTATAGTGAATCTTGACATAGATAATATTCGAGAACTTTGCATGAATGCTATAAATGCTGGAATATCAGCCTATGATATAGTTATGAAGGGCATGGCTAAGGGTATGGAGATTGTCGGTGAGAAATATGAGAGAAACGAATACTTTCTGGCTGAGTTAATTATGGCTGGTGAGGTGATGAAAGAAGGCATGAAATTTTTAGAACCATACTTAAAGAGTGATGAAATAAAGAAGGTTGGTAAGGTTGTTATTGGAACTGTTAGAGGCGACTTACATGACATTGGTAAGAATATTGTTGCAACATTGTTAAGCGCCGCAGGTTTTGAAGTCATAGATTTAGGGGTTGATGTTCCACCAGAGAAGTTTGTTGAGGCTGTTAGAGAACATAATCCCGACATAGTTGGCATGTCAGCTCTATTAACAACGACTATGATTGAAATGGAGAATGTTATTAAGGCACTAAAAGAGGCCGGATTGAGGGATAAAGTAAAGATAATTATTGGTGGCGCGCCGATAACTAGTGAATTCGCTGAGAAAATTGGTGCTGATGTTGCAGCTAAGGATGCTATTGAGGGCGTGAATATATGTAAGTCTTGGGTAATGAAGAGGTAA
- a CDS encoding MBL fold metallo-hydrolase produces the protein MMKTSIIFYGGINEVGGNKILIVDGDIKVLFDFGVSFMLRDKFYSAPFLSPKSGADLVKLGILPDLEGIYNFDDLKPSVDAVFLSHSHMDHSAHISFLKKEIPIYCGETTATILHALSEVHPTNVEFNLQGIKFRTFRTGDKIKVGSIEVIPIHVDHSVPGSYGFIIHTSSGTIVYTGDFRRHGLKPELTWDFLYTSAREKPDAMICENTNMTEIEFSSENEVMAKLNSLVRETPKLVLTEFAYADIDRLRSFHEVALKNNRQLAIPLKQAYLLYKLSSDPHLTIPKLDDGSILIFRKEKKKYFRWEQEVMNLGESISPTEVSKKQSRIILSMSFFDLSWLVDIDPSPGSCYILSASEPFNEEMEIDFSRLLNWLEYYGLPQYHVHVSGHIMPIHLREAIKMVNPRKIFPVHGVYPRLFSRFMGDLESKVIVPEKGKAYEI, from the coding sequence ATGATGAAAACTAGCATAATTTTTTATGGTGGAATTAATGAGGTTGGTGGGAATAAAATTCTCATAGTTGATGGTGACATAAAGGTTCTATTTGATTTTGGCGTATCATTTATGTTAAGAGATAAATTTTATTCAGCGCCATTTCTTTCACCCAAAAGTGGAGCTGATCTAGTTAAACTCGGAATATTACCAGATTTAGAGGGAATATATAATTTTGATGATTTAAAGCCAAGCGTAGACGCCGTTTTCCTTTCACACTCACATATGGATCACTCAGCTCATATATCTTTCTTGAAAAAGGAAATTCCTATTTACTGCGGTGAAACAACAGCGACAATACTCCATGCTTTAAGCGAGGTTCACCCTACAAATGTAGAGTTCAATCTTCAGGGAATAAAATTTAGGACGTTTCGTACCGGTGATAAAATTAAAGTCGGCTCCATAGAAGTCATACCGATACATGTTGACCATTCTGTCCCAGGCTCTTATGGCTTCATAATTCATACATCTTCAGGGACAATAGTTTATACAGGGGATTTTAGGCGACACGGCTTAAAGCCTGAGTTAACATGGGATTTCCTATATACCTCAGCCAGAGAAAAACCAGATGCCATGATATGTGAAAATACGAATATGACTGAAATTGAATTTTCTTCTGAAAATGAAGTCATGGCGAAACTAAATAGTTTGGTTAGGGAAACACCTAAATTGGTTCTAACAGAATTTGCTTATGCAGACATTGACAGATTAAGATCCTTCCATGAAGTTGCCTTAAAGAACAATAGACAATTGGCAATACCGCTTAAACAAGCTTATCTCTTATATAAATTGAGCTCTGATCCACACCTCACTATTCCAAAACTTGATGATGGAAGCATCCTGATTTTCCGAAAAGAAAAGAAGAAATATTTTCGATGGGAGCAGGAGGTGATGAATTTAGGTGAATCAATAAGCCCCACTGAAGTTTCTAAGAAACAAAGCAGAATAATATTGTCCATGTCGTTTTTTGATCTCAGCTGGCTGGTCGATATAGATCCTTCACCTGGAAGCTGCTACATACTTTCTGCATCTGAACCATTCAATGAAGAGATGGAAATAGATTTCAGCAGACTACTCAATTGGCTTGAATATTATGGTTTACCACAATATCATGTGCATGTTTCTGGACATATAATGCCTATACACTTAAGAGAAGCAATAAAAATGGTTAACCCCAGAAAAATTTTTCCAGTTCATGGAGTTTATCCAAGACTTTTCAGCAGATTTATGGGCGACTTAGAAAGCAAAGTGATCGTGCCTGAAAAAGGAAAAGCATATGAAATCTGA
- a CDS encoding lipopolysaccharide kinase InaA family protein: MMIQLNDVKIKDIVESLMGEVPFKITAALIYGPFAGGYADSETVIDILIIVESSKLILKHYFKQFNTARRTRLLVVDKRTFEKDVEKEWLGGVLAENILTPYSSLLNESYLWNQEVKAKKTVINDILTNLILDFPEMSRIFLIKPEFFMFELMIRRATLFPLMTYRFLNITRSDVRERNRILMMKGFNAAVKDLFNDGKIQLLDDGFIKISEECISSVRKKYSCRLAGLFRNIRVSIIRHVLSVFPNIMDSLMDDYRIYKSYFIEDKSIGPPLHRLENPKKYIFIPTASGIIPFIEKITIDKFIRKYMPGNYSLKYSIKRLGGVFNSVYILRFFEDKTERKIVVKIFKDWYGWKWFPLALWALGTKNFTVLGKTRLEREYALNLFLSSNGINVPRIIYVSPEEKIIFQEYIDGINASKIIRQLYRGIKDKEEEEKLLNLIKQIGCEIAKVHSLGISIGDCKPENILITQDRRIFFVDLEQAERNGDQAWDISEFLYYSGHYALLPPLEIIEKITKEFLYGYLKCGGKMGNIRKASSPRYIKVFSFFTPPHLLFTISNLCRKILKNGTELSSFN, encoded by the coding sequence ATGATGATCCAGTTAAACGACGTGAAAATAAAGGATATTGTTGAGAGCCTCATGGGAGAAGTGCCCTTTAAAATTACTGCCGCATTGATATATGGACCCTTCGCTGGCGGATATGCTGATAGTGAGACGGTCATAGATATTTTAATCATCGTGGAATCAAGCAAGCTTATTTTAAAACATTACTTTAAGCAATTTAACACTGCTAGAAGAACGCGTCTTCTAGTGGTTGATAAAAGAACATTTGAGAAGGATGTGGAGAAGGAGTGGTTAGGCGGTGTACTTGCCGAGAACATTTTAACTCCCTATAGTTCGCTATTGAATGAGAGTTACTTATGGAATCAGGAGGTTAAGGCTAAGAAGACTGTGATTAACGATATTTTAACTAACCTCATTTTAGACTTCCCGGAAATGTCAAGAATCTTTCTAATTAAGCCAGAGTTCTTCATGTTTGAGTTAATGATAAGGAGGGCAACTTTATTCCCGCTAATGACTTATCGGTTCTTAAATATCACCAGAAGTGATGTAAGGGAGAGGAATCGCATTCTTATGATGAAGGGATTTAATGCTGCCGTAAAAGACCTCTTTAATGATGGGAAGATCCAGCTACTTGATGACGGATTTATTAAAATATCTGAAGAATGCATCTCAAGTGTACGAAAAAAATATAGCTGTCGATTAGCAGGCTTATTTAGAAACATACGTGTCAGCATAATTAGACATGTGCTCAGCGTCTTCCCGAATATTATGGACTCGCTTATGGACGACTATAGAATTTACAAATCATATTTTATCGAAGATAAAAGTATAGGACCTCCACTCCATAGGCTTGAGAATCCCAAAAAATACATCTTTATACCAACAGCTTCCGGTATAATTCCATTCATTGAAAAAATAACTATAGACAAATTTATAAGGAAATATATGCCTGGAAACTATTCCTTGAAGTATAGTATTAAAAGATTGGGCGGAGTCTTCAATAGCGTATATATCTTAAGGTTCTTTGAAGACAAAACTGAGAGAAAGATTGTTGTCAAAATATTTAAGGACTGGTATGGATGGAAATGGTTTCCACTTGCGCTTTGGGCTTTGGGCACAAAAAATTTTACTGTGCTTGGAAAAACTAGACTTGAAAGAGAGTACGCTCTAAACTTATTCCTATCAAGTAACGGGATTAATGTTCCAAGGATCATTTATGTAAGCCCGGAAGAAAAAATAATTTTTCAAGAGTATATTGACGGGATAAATGCATCTAAAATAATTAGGCAATTGTATAGGGGAATAAAAGATAAAGAAGAGGAGGAGAAACTGCTCAATCTCATTAAGCAAATTGGATGTGAGATCGCAAAGGTCCATAGCTTAGGGATATCTATTGGTGACTGCAAACCAGAAAATATACTTATTACGCAAGATAGAAGGATATTTTTCGTAGATCTTGAGCAAGCCGAAAGAAACGGTGACCAGGCATGGGATATATCTGAGTTTCTATATTATTCTGGACACTATGCTTTATTACCACCGCTTGAAATTATTGAAAAGATAACGAAAGAATTTTTATATGGATATCTTAAATGTGGTGGAAAAATGGGGAATATTAGGAAAGCGTCCTCACCCCGCTACATAAAAGTTTTCAGCTTCTTTACACCGCCACATTTGCTATTCACGATATCTAATCTATGTAGAAAGATACTTAAAAATGGGACTGAATTATCATCATTCAATTAG
- a CDS encoding coenzyme F420-0:L-glutamate ligase translates to MKIETEAIETEYWMPGDNYLEKIASVTNGKVSDGDIIVISEKAIAVAQKLIIDEEKVKPGLFAYLLAFFWMRIIWGYFLGKICRLRERNIERLRNYPLREGAAHKEVALRYAGLLSALMWGSEGGIDGSNLPYAYVSLPLLDPQDTARVIHEYLKNKIGKKIVVIIADTDKTYSFRNFHFTHRPKPMRGIHRFFGFIAYVIGRSLNLKRRSTPLAVAGAKINVNLALDIVEAANKARGSGAGPTVWDMAEKFNAGLTNVTWDMLKRLRHKPIVIVRLSTQIPYGENDIIYG, encoded by the coding sequence TTGAAGATTGAAACCGAAGCTATTGAGACAGAGTATTGGATGCCTGGTGACAATTATTTAGAGAAGATAGCTAGCGTCACTAATGGGAAGGTTTCTGATGGCGATATAATAGTTATCTCTGAGAAAGCAATAGCTGTTGCTCAGAAATTAATAATTGATGAAGAGAAAGTTAAGCCAGGTCTCTTTGCATATTTACTCGCCTTTTTCTGGATGAGAATTATCTGGGGCTACTTTCTTGGAAAAATATGTCGTTTAAGGGAGAGAAATATAGAGCGGTTAAGAAACTACCCCTTAAGAGAGGGAGCAGCGCATAAAGAGGTTGCGTTAAGATATGCTGGTTTATTAAGTGCCTTAATGTGGGGTTCTGAGGGAGGTATAGATGGGAGTAATCTTCCCTACGCGTATGTTAGTTTACCACTATTGGATCCGCAGGATACGGCTAGAGTAATCCATGAGTATTTGAAGAATAAAATTGGAAAGAAGATAGTTGTTATAATAGCTGATACTGATAAAACATATTCCTTTAGAAATTTTCACTTCACGCATCGTCCAAAACCCATGAGGGGCATTCATAGATTTTTCGGTTTCATAGCCTATGTCATTGGAAGATCTCTGAATCTTAAGCGAAGATCAACTCCTTTAGCGGTAGCTGGCGCCAAAATAAATGTTAATCTGGCGCTGGATATAGTTGAGGCTGCTAATAAAGCTAGAGGTTCAGGAGCTGGTCCTACAGTTTGGGATATGGCTGAAAAATTTAATGCTGGTTTAACAAATGTCACTTGGGATATGCTTAAGAGGTTAAGGCATAAACCAATAGTTATAGTAAGACTCTCGACTCAAATTCCTTATGGGGAAAATGATATTATTTATGGATGA
- a CDS encoding toprim domain-containing protein, with product MSSFERKLEKINCLIERLKCESLSDALLVVEGEKDVESLKTIGIEGDILAIKSGGKNLSEIMDKIISLNKKEIILLMDFDEHGRELTEYLAKTLERMRVKLNLNFWREFSNLLNNDLKDIEGLARYIETLKRKVEGKHYSDSVW from the coding sequence ATGTCAAGCTTTGAAAGGAAGCTTGAAAAGATAAATTGCCTAATTGAGAGGTTAAAGTGTGAGTCTTTATCAGATGCCCTACTGGTGGTTGAGGGCGAAAAAGATGTTGAGTCACTTAAAACCATAGGTATAGAGGGCGATATATTGGCTATTAAATCCGGCGGGAAAAACCTTTCAGAGATAATGGACAAAATAATTTCTCTTAATAAGAAAGAAATTATACTGCTTATGGATTTTGACGAGCATGGTAGAGAGCTTACTGAGTATTTAGCTAAAACTCTTGAGAGAATGAGGGTCAAATTAAATTTAAACTTTTGGAGAGAGTTTTCAAATTTACTTAATAATGATTTAAAGGATATAGAAGGATTAGCAAGATACATTGAAACTTTAAAGAGAAAGGTTGAAGGGAAACATTATTCAGATTCAGTGTGGTGA
- the dnaG gene encoding DNA primase DnaG, which translates to MTSQSFAVKYVIRAKFEVDGVVEKPDVIGAVFGQTEGLFGADFDLRELQRSGRVGRIEVDISSQRDNKTIGTIIIPTSLDKVSTAIIAASVESIDRIGPCSAHITLEKIEDVRETKRKAIIERAKEILHKWSLETIPETEEIFREVSEILKMAKIREYGPEKLPAGPEVESSREIIIVEGRADVINLVKHGIYNVIALEGVKIPETVIKLTKEKEATAFLDGDHGGDIILKELLQVANIKYVARAPRGKEVEDLTSKEIEEALRNKISVEELIERRRKRKKILVPREIIEAAESLKGTLEAILLNERMEQIARLPVSELADRLKEFEGVNTVVFDGIITQRLVDIASEKNIKYLIAARVSEVVKQPLSINLLTFDDILD; encoded by the coding sequence ATGACCTCGCAGTCATTCGCGGTTAAATATGTGATTCGAGCTAAATTTGAGGTTGATGGAGTAGTTGAGAAACCAGATGTAATTGGTGCTGTTTTTGGACAGACAGAGGGATTATTCGGAGCAGATTTTGATCTCAGGGAGCTTCAGAGGTCCGGCAGGGTTGGCAGAATAGAAGTGGATATATCATCACAAAGAGATAATAAAACAATCGGAACAATAATTATACCGACAAGTTTGGATAAGGTTTCAACAGCGATAATAGCTGCAAGTGTTGAGAGTATAGATAGGATCGGTCCATGCTCAGCACATATAACTTTAGAAAAGATTGAAGATGTCAGGGAAACTAAGCGTAAAGCAATAATTGAAAGGGCTAAGGAGATACTTCATAAATGGAGCTTAGAAACAATACCGGAGACCGAGGAAATATTCCGTGAGGTTTCAGAAATACTCAAAATGGCTAAAATTAGAGAATATGGTCCTGAGAAGCTTCCAGCTGGTCCAGAAGTGGAATCGTCAAGAGAGATAATTATTGTTGAGGGAAGGGCTGATGTAATAAATCTCGTGAAGCACGGTATTTATAATGTTATAGCTTTGGAGGGAGTGAAAATACCTGAAACAGTAATTAAATTAACTAAAGAGAAGGAGGCAACAGCTTTTCTTGATGGAGATCATGGGGGCGACATAATCCTTAAAGAGCTATTGCAAGTTGCCAACATAAAGTATGTAGCTAGAGCTCCTAGAGGTAAAGAGGTTGAAGATCTAACTTCTAAGGAGATTGAGGAAGCTTTACGCAATAAAATCTCAGTTGAGGAGCTTATTGAGCGGCGCAGGAAACGCAAAAAAATCTTAGTTCCTAGGGAAATTATTGAGGCTGCTGAAAGTCTTAAAGGGACACTTGAAGCTATACTTCTTAATGAGAGAATGGAGCAGATAGCTAGGCTGCCAGTAAGCGAGCTGGCTGATAGACTTAAGGAATTTGAGGGTGTAAATACTGTTGTCTTTGACGGTATAATAACTCAGAGGCTTGTTGATATAGCGAGCGAGAAGAATATTAAGTATCTTATTGCAGCCAGAGTATCCGAGGTTGTTAAACAGCCTCTAAGCATAAACTTACTAACATTTGATGATATACTTGATTAA